A single window of Flavobacteriales bacterium DNA harbors:
- a CDS encoding ABC transporter permease: MKAKQLEQLLSFIRKEFYHVFRDRKTLLMLFGLPIVQIILFGFALTNEVKHAHIAIVDDAKDETSMGITRRIDASKYFDIDRALNNKEQLEAAFREGKIKAALIFPPRAADALFHQHDMTVQIITDASELNTATTIDNYLTSIIGDYQQDMMATSSIPYRVVPRIRMLYNPQLKGEHTFIPGMMAMIMLLICVMMTAISIVREKELGTMEILLVSPFKPMMVIVSKFIPYLLISLFNVTSILLLSRFLLGLPVQGSIVLLYTESLLFVITGLSLGLLISIISKTQQTAMFASVMATMLPTMLLSGFIFPIENMPLPLQILSNIVPSKWFYIIVKSIMIKGLGFEHIWKETLILVGMTLVLMLVCRKNFKIRLE, translated from the coding sequence ATGAAAGCGAAACAACTCGAACAGCTGCTGTCATTCATTCGCAAGGAATTCTACCATGTATTCCGCGACAGGAAAACATTGCTGATGCTGTTTGGCCTGCCCATCGTACAGATCATCCTCTTCGGTTTCGCCCTCACCAACGAAGTGAAACACGCGCACATCGCCATCGTCGACGATGCCAAAGACGAAACATCCATGGGCATCACCCGGCGGATAGATGCCAGCAAGTATTTCGACATCGACCGGGCGCTCAACAACAAGGAACAACTGGAAGCCGCATTCAGGGAAGGCAAGATCAAAGCGGCCCTGATCTTCCCGCCACGCGCAGCAGACGCCCTATTCCACCAGCATGATATGACCGTTCAGATCATCACCGATGCCAGTGAACTGAACACCGCCACCACCATCGACAATTACCTCACCTCCATCATCGGCGATTACCAGCAAGACATGATGGCCACCTCGTCGATCCCATACCGTGTGGTACCCCGCATCCGCATGCTGTACAATCCGCAACTCAAAGGAGAACATACCTTCATCCCGGGCATGATGGCCATGATCATGCTGCTGATATGCGTGATGATGACCGCCATCTCCATCGTGCGCGAAAAAGAACTGGGCACCATGGAAATCCTGCTGGTCTCCCCTTTCAAACCCATGATGGTGATCGTGAGCAAATTCATTCCCTACCTGCTGATCTCCCTGTTCAACGTTACATCCATTCTCCTGCTGAGCCGTTTTCTGCTGGGATTGCCCGTGCAGGGAAGCATCGTGCTGCTATACACCGAAAGCCTGCTGTTTGTGATCACGGGGTTGTCGCTGGGACTGCTCATCTCCATCATTTCAAAAACCCAGCAAACCGCTATGTTCGCATCTGTAATGGCCACCATGCTACCGACCATGCTGCTGAGCGGTTTCATCTTTCCCATTGAAAACATGCCCCTTCCGCTACAGATACTGTCGAACATCGTTCCCAGCAAATGGTTTTATATCATCGTTAAATCCATCATGATCAAAGGCCTCGGCTTCGAACACATCTGGAAAGAAACCCTGATCCTGGTAGGCATGACGCTGGTACTTATGCTGGTTTGCAGGAAGAATTTCAAAATACGATTGGAGTGA
- a CDS encoding efflux RND transporter periplasmic adaptor subunit, translated as MPHTMKKFSLLLCSVMLLTQCRKGDNDFDASGAFEAVETLVSSQASGELMRYDVEEGDVFKAGDDVGYVDSLQLTLKKKQLRLQMLAVLSQRPNVATQLAALDAQLEAAKTEQARMQRLVADKAAPQKQLDDVNNQIDVINRQREAMHSSLSITSESITLQSNPFMAQIDQVNDQIAKCRLVNPVNGTVIANYAHAHELTAPGKPLYKIADLSSLTLRVYVTGDQLPAIKLNQQVHVFVDAPDGGYTEHPGTISWISDKAEFTPKTIQTKDERANLVYAIKVKVNNPDGLLKIGMYGEIKL; from the coding sequence ATGCCACATACCATGAAAAAGTTCAGCCTGTTGTTGTGCAGCGTGATGCTGCTGACCCAATGCCGCAAAGGCGATAACGACTTCGACGCATCCGGCGCCTTTGAAGCAGTGGAAACACTCGTGTCTTCCCAGGCTTCCGGCGAATTGATGCGATACGATGTGGAGGAAGGCGATGTCTTCAAAGCCGGCGATGATGTGGGCTATGTCGACAGCCTCCAGCTGACCCTCAAGAAAAAACAACTGCGCCTGCAAATGCTGGCTGTGCTCAGTCAACGCCCGAACGTGGCCACACAACTGGCAGCACTCGACGCCCAGCTGGAAGCCGCCAAAACAGAACAGGCACGCATGCAGCGACTGGTGGCCGACAAGGCGGCGCCGCAAAAACAACTCGACGACGTGAACAACCAGATCGACGTGATCAACCGCCAGCGCGAAGCCATGCACTCATCCCTGTCGATCACCTCCGAAAGCATCACCCTGCAATCGAACCCCTTCATGGCACAGATCGACCAGGTGAATGACCAGATCGCCAAATGCAGGCTGGTGAACCCCGTGAACGGAACAGTGATCGCCAACTACGCCCATGCCCATGAGCTCACCGCGCCGGGCAAGCCGCTATACAAGATCGCCGATCTCAGCTCGCTCACCCTCCGCGTGTATGTGACGGGCGACCAGCTGCCGGCCATCAAACTCAACCAACAGGTACATGTATTTGTGGATGCACCCGATGGCGGATACACCGAACATCCCGGCACCATTTCATGGATCAGCGACAAGGCCGAATTCACCCCGAAAACCATCCAGACAAAAGACGAACGCGCCAACCTGGTGTATGCGATCAAGGTAAAGGTGAACAACCCGGACGGGCTGCTGAAAATCGGAATGTACGGGGAGATTAAATTATAA
- a CDS encoding YdeI/OmpD-associated family protein yields the protein MNPKVDFFFNKATQWQAAFETLRTIALECGLTEELKWGQPCYTYNNSNIVLIHGFKEYCAYLFFKGALLKDTNGILIQQTENVQSARQIRFTNEAEIRKLAPVLKAYIHEAVEVEKAGLKVTLKKTREFPMAEEFQTRLNAQPKLKKAFEALTPGRQRAYLLHFSSAKQSATREARIDKCTPLIMDGKGLND from the coding sequence ATGAATCCCAAAGTCGACTTCTTCTTCAATAAAGCCACCCAGTGGCAGGCAGCATTCGAAACCCTGCGCACGATCGCCCTGGAATGCGGACTTACCGAAGAGCTGAAATGGGGACAACCATGCTATACCTATAACAACAGCAACATCGTGCTTATCCACGGTTTCAAGGAATACTGCGCATACCTTTTCTTCAAGGGCGCCCTGCTGAAAGATACCAACGGCATCCTCATCCAGCAAACAGAAAACGTGCAGTCGGCCCGCCAGATCAGGTTCACCAACGAAGCTGAAATCCGGAAGCTGGCCCCCGTGCTGAAAGCCTACATCCATGAAGCCGTGGAGGTGGAAAAAGCCGGATTGAAAGTTACCCTGAAAAAGACCCGCGAGTTCCCCATGGCGGAAGAATTTCAAACAAGACTCAATGCCCAACCCAAACTGAAAAAAGCTTTCGAAGCACTCACGCCGGGCCGGCAACGCGCCTACCTCCTGCACTTCTCATCCGCCAAACAATCCGCCACGAGGGAAGCGCGCATTGACAAGTGCACGCCGCTGATCATGGACGGCAAAGGACTGAACGACTAG
- a CDS encoding YdeI/OmpD-associated family protein produces MNATNPEVDAYLAEGCGRCPLGGTADCKVHTWPGELKLLRKIVLDCGLTEERKWGIPCYTFQQHNVAIVSAFKEYAALSFFKGALLQDEHKLLTMPGENTQSARVIRFTDVKQIAKLEPVLKAYIHEAIEVEKAGLKVDFKKEPEPIPEELQNKFAENPDLTTAFYALTPGRQRGYILHFSQPKQSKTRESRIEKCMPKIMAGKGFYD; encoded by the coding sequence ATGAACGCCACCAATCCTGAAGTTGATGCCTACCTGGCCGAAGGTTGCGGACGCTGCCCCTTGGGAGGCACGGCCGACTGCAAAGTGCATACCTGGCCGGGTGAACTGAAGCTGTTAAGAAAGATCGTGCTCGACTGCGGACTCACCGAAGAACGCAAATGGGGCATTCCCTGCTACACCTTTCAGCAACACAACGTGGCCATCGTGAGCGCCTTCAAAGAATACGCAGCACTCAGCTTTTTCAAAGGTGCATTGCTGCAGGACGAGCACAAGCTGCTGACCATGCCCGGAGAAAATACCCAGTCGGCCCGTGTGATCAGATTCACGGACGTGAAGCAGATCGCCAAACTGGAACCGGTGTTGAAAGCTTACATCCACGAAGCGATTGAAGTTGAAAAGGCCGGACTGAAAGTCGATTTCAAAAAGGAGCCGGAACCCATTCCGGAGGAACTACAAAACAAATTCGCCGAAAACCCCGACCTGACAACCGCCTTCTATGCACTCACACCTGGACGGCAGCGGGGCTATATCCTTCACTTCTCCCAACCCAAACAATCAAAAACCCGCGAATCCCGGATTGAGAAATGCATGCCAAAAATCATGGCCGGGAAAGGGTTTTATGATTGA
- a CDS encoding SRPBCC domain-containing protein translates to MERKTHVHAEAGQQNIIITRTFDLPVESLFEAHTDPGIVAQWMNTHVLKLENKQHGGWQYETRDPQGNVVFRAHGTIHTFTPNQRIVRTFEMENAPFGAQLEFMDFEKLTESTSQLNIRIVFRSTDVRDQMMKLPFAHGLGMAHDRLEEVVKMSKKVMK, encoded by the coding sequence ATGGAAAGAAAAACACACGTCCACGCCGAAGCCGGTCAGCAAAACATCATCATCACCCGCACATTCGACCTGCCCGTTGAATCACTCTTTGAAGCACACACCGATCCCGGCATCGTGGCGCAATGGATGAACACCCACGTGCTCAAACTCGAAAACAAACAACACGGCGGCTGGCAATACGAAACCCGCGATCCCCAGGGCAACGTGGTGTTTCGCGCCCACGGCACCATCCACACGTTCACCCCCAACCAACGCATCGTCCGCACCTTTGAAATGGAGAACGCCCCCTTCGGCGCCCAGCTCGAGTTCATGGATTTCGAAAAGCTCACGGAAAGCACCAGCCAACTTAACATACGCATTGTGTTCCGGTCCACCGATGTGCGCGACCAGATGATGAAGCTTCCCTTTGCACATGGCTTAGGAATGGCGCATGACCGGTTGGAGGAGGTTGTGAAAATGAGTAAAAAGGTAATGAAGTAA
- a CDS encoding winged helix-turn-helix transcriptional regulator yields MNLRRDVFQAIADPTRRTILMLLASQSMTAGAIAANFDSARPTVSKHLQILTECELIAQEQKGREMYYHLNPQKMKEIADFVEPFRNLWDDRFNKLEAVMKQRKQK; encoded by the coding sequence ATGAACCTACGACGAGACGTATTCCAGGCCATCGCCGACCCCACACGCCGGACCATCTTAATGTTGCTCGCGTCACAGTCCATGACCGCCGGCGCCATCGCCGCCAACTTCGACAGCGCACGACCCACCGTATCCAAACACCTGCAGATCCTCACCGAATGTGAACTGATCGCCCAGGAACAAAAAGGCCGGGAAATGTACTACCACCTGAATCCGCAGAAAATGAAAGAAATCGCCGACTTCGTGGAACCCTTCCGCAACCTCTGGGACGACCGGTTCAACAAACTGGAAGCCGTGATGAAACAGCGTAAACAAAAATAG
- a CDS encoding ABC transporter ATP-binding protein translates to MPAVTLNKLKKTYEEGQVLAVNEVSLDIPAGQLFGLIGPDGAGKTSIFRMLTTLLLPDSGTATVNGLDVVKDYEQIRKQVGYMPGKFSLYQDLTVEENLSFFATVFGTTIRENYDLIKDIYVQIEPFKNRRAGQLSGGMKQKLALSCALIHKPTVLFLDEPTTGVDAVSRKEFWEMLKRLKEQGITILVSTPYMDEANLCDRVGLIQGGSILSVDTPQAIVNAYPDPLFQARSSNMYALIRDLRAMPETSSCYAFGEYAHCVFRESDEASLEKIKAQLMHGGHEQLELSPASPTIEDCFIRLMTGETQAA, encoded by the coding sequence ATGCCCGCCGTTACCCTCAACAAGCTCAAGAAAACCTACGAAGAAGGCCAGGTGCTGGCTGTGAACGAGGTGTCGCTTGACATTCCGGCGGGACAGCTATTCGGACTGATTGGCCCCGACGGTGCAGGGAAAACCAGCATCTTCCGCATGCTCACCACCTTGCTGTTGCCCGACAGTGGCACCGCTACCGTGAACGGACTCGACGTGGTTAAAGATTACGAACAAATCCGCAAGCAGGTAGGTTACATGCCCGGCAAGTTCTCTCTCTACCAAGACCTCACCGTGGAGGAAAACCTCTCTTTCTTCGCCACCGTTTTCGGCACCACCATCCGTGAGAACTACGACCTGATCAAAGACATTTACGTGCAGATCGAGCCGTTCAAAAACCGGCGTGCCGGACAGCTATCAGGCGGTATGAAACAGAAGCTCGCACTGAGCTGCGCCCTCATCCACAAGCCCACCGTGCTTTTCCTGGACGAGCCCACCACCGGCGTGGATGCCGTTTCCAGAAAAGAATTCTGGGAGATGCTGAAGCGACTCAAAGAACAGGGCATCACCATCCTGGTCTCCACGCCGTACATGGACGAAGCCAACCTGTGTGACCGCGTAGGACTAATACAGGGCGGAAGCATCCTGTCTGTAGATACCCCACAAGCCATTGTAAATGCATACCCCGATCCGCTGTTCCAGGCCCGGTCGTCCAACATGTATGCCTTGATCCGCGACCTCCGCGCCATGCCGGAAACATCCAGCTGCTATGCCTTCGGCGAATACGCCCACTGCGTTTTCCGTGAAAGCGATGAAGCATCCCTGGAAAAGATCAAGGCCCAACTGATGCACGGCGGACACGAACAACTCGAACTGTCTCCCGCCTCCCCTACCATCGAAGACTGCTTCATCCGTTTGATGACAGGCGAAACCCAGGCCGCATGA
- a CDS encoding DoxX family protein: MKKRNKIIYWIATIWLSLGMVSTGLVQLLKMKEGAGALDSLTHLGYPEYVLTLLGIWKLLGVIAVLVPKFPILKEWAYAGFFFVMSGAAFSHYATGEAISEILPSLLLLTLTMVSWYLRPADRKLATVQ, translated from the coding sequence ATGAAAAAGAGAAACAAAATCATCTACTGGATTGCCACCATCTGGCTGTCGCTCGGCATGGTGTCTACCGGCCTGGTGCAATTGCTGAAAATGAAAGAAGGCGCCGGTGCGCTGGACAGCCTCACGCACCTGGGCTATCCGGAATATGTGTTAACCCTCCTAGGTATCTGGAAACTGCTTGGGGTCATCGCCGTGCTGGTGCCTAAATTTCCCATCCTCAAAGAATGGGCCTATGCCGGTTTCTTCTTCGTGATGTCCGGCGCGGCTTTTTCCCATTACGCCACCGGTGAGGCCATCAGCGAAATTCTTCCATCCTTATTACTTTTAACCCTCACAATGGTATCTTGGTACCTCAGACCCGCCGATCGCAAACTTGCAACTGTTCAATAA
- a CDS encoding ABC transporter ATP-binding protein has protein sequence MKDIVIHTEKLTKRFGHFVAANELTFDVHEGEIFGFLGANGAGKTTAMRMLCGLLTPSDGKATVAGFDVYTEANRIKQRIGYMSQRFSLYEDLTVLENIQFYAGIYGLSDRDIKEKSENLVQRLGLENERKKKVGELPLGWKQKLAFSVAIVHEPRIVFLDEPTGGVDPVVRRQFWDLIYEAANRGVTVFVTTHYMDESEYCDRVSIMVDGNIEALDAPAQLKEKYNADSMDEVFRILARGAKRQAD, from the coding sequence ATGAAAGACATTGTGATCCATACCGAGAAACTCACCAAACGCTTCGGGCATTTCGTGGCCGCCAACGAACTCACGTTCGATGTACACGAGGGCGAGATCTTCGGTTTCCTGGGAGCCAATGGCGCGGGAAAAACAACCGCCATGCGCATGCTGTGCGGACTGCTCACACCCAGCGACGGAAAAGCCACCGTGGCCGGTTTTGATGTATACACCGAAGCCAACCGCATCAAGCAACGCATCGGATACATGAGCCAGCGATTCTCCCTGTATGAAGACCTCACCGTGCTGGAAAACATCCAGTTCTATGCCGGCATCTACGGACTCTCGGATCGCGACATCAAAGAGAAATCGGAAAACCTGGTGCAACGCCTCGGACTTGAAAACGAACGCAAAAAGAAAGTGGGGGAACTTCCCCTCGGATGGAAACAAAAGCTGGCTTTCTCCGTGGCCATCGTGCATGAACCCCGCATCGTGTTCCTCGACGAACCCACAGGTGGTGTGGACCCCGTTGTGCGCCGCCAGTTCTGGGACCTGATATATGAAGCGGCCAACCGTGGAGTAACAGTATTCGTGACCACCCACTACATGGATGAAAGCGAGTATTGCGACCGCGTGTCCATCATGGTCGACGGCAACATCGAAGCACTCGATGCACCCGCACAACTCAAAGAAAAATACAATGCCGATTCCATGGATGAGGTCTTCCGCATCCTGGCCAGGGGCGCCAAACGACAAGCCGACTGA
- a CDS encoding restriction endonuclease: MPQIHVTKMSGEQVMFDAEKLRRSLTRSGASPQTANEIIREMEPDLYEGIPTKVIYQWARKLLHKHSRSHAARYSLKKAIRDLGPTGYPFEKYIGALLKEEGYQTEVNVIIQGHCVKHEVDVVASQGSRQFMIECKFHSDPVNKCNVQVPLYIQSRFIDIKTREEERDGHNHIIHQGWVVTNTRFTEDALQFGTCMGLYMLSWDHPRGQSLRERIDRSGLHPVTCLSSLSGSEKQSLLNRGIVLCRQLLESLSEGPVTGVDHRKTDRIREEVIQLCHIVPKT; this comes from the coding sequence ATTCCCCAAATTCACGTCACCAAAATGTCGGGTGAACAGGTGATGTTTGATGCCGAAAAACTCCGGCGTTCACTCACACGCTCAGGCGCAAGCCCGCAAACAGCCAACGAGATCATCCGTGAAATGGAGCCTGACCTCTATGAGGGCATCCCCACCAAGGTCATTTACCAGTGGGCCCGCAAGCTGCTTCACAAGCATTCGCGGTCGCATGCAGCCAGGTATTCCCTGAAAAAAGCCATTCGCGATCTCGGCCCCACGGGTTACCCGTTTGAAAAATACATCGGGGCTTTGTTGAAGGAAGAAGGATATCAAACAGAAGTGAACGTGATCATCCAGGGGCACTGTGTGAAACATGAGGTGGATGTGGTGGCCAGTCAGGGCAGCAGGCAGTTCATGATCGAATGCAAGTTTCACAGTGATCCGGTGAACAAATGCAACGTACAGGTGCCGCTGTATATCCAGTCACGCTTCATCGACATCAAAACCAGGGAAGAAGAGCGGGACGGTCACAACCACATCATCCACCAGGGGTGGGTGGTTACCAACACGCGCTTCACCGAAGATGCGCTCCAGTTCGGTACCTGCATGGGCCTATACATGCTTAGCTGGGATCATCCGCGCGGACAAAGCCTGCGTGAGCGAATCGACCGGAGTGGCCTGCATCCCGTGACATGTCTGTCGTCATTGTCTGGGAGTGAGAAACAAAGCCTGCTCAACCGCGGCATTGTGTTGTGCCGTCAGTTGTTGGAATCGCTATCGGAGGGGCCGGTTACCGGTGTAGATCATCGCAAAACGGATCGCATCCGGGAAGAGGTGATCCAGTTGTGTCATATCGTCCCTAAAACCTGA
- a CDS encoding TetR/AcrR family transcriptional regulator, producing MNAKKVDKSTEEKIKAAGRKLFTKKGFAATKTREIAEEAGINLALLNYYFRSKEKLFEIIMQENMATFIKGMAGLFNDDSTSVQDKMAHIASGYIDLLTQFPDLPLFILREMHHGKADFPEKVDGNIGRARMHFMEQIEEAMAAGKLQPMHTFHVMANLMGMTIFPFIAAPILKKFSGVSQKEYKQLIEERRQLIPIWMNAMLEKKPTKR from the coding sequence ATGAACGCGAAGAAAGTCGATAAGTCCACCGAAGAAAAAATCAAAGCCGCCGGCCGCAAGCTCTTTACCAAAAAAGGTTTCGCCGCTACCAAAACGCGGGAGATCGCCGAAGAGGCCGGCATCAACCTGGCCTTGCTGAACTATTACTTCCGCAGCAAAGAGAAACTCTTCGAGATCATCATGCAGGAAAACATGGCCACCTTCATCAAGGGCATGGCCGGATTGTTCAATGACGACAGCACATCGGTGCAGGACAAAATGGCCCACATCGCATCCGGCTACATTGACCTGCTCACCCAATTTCCCGACCTGCCCCTGTTCATTCTCCGTGAAATGCATCACGGCAAAGCCGACTTTCCGGAGAAGGTGGATGGCAACATCGGCCGGGCACGCATGCATTTCATGGAACAGATCGAAGAAGCCATGGCGGCCGGTAAGCTGCAACCCATGCACACCTTTCACGTGATGGCCAACCTTATGGGCATGACCATCTTTCCGTTCATTGCAGCCCCTATCCTGAAAAAATTCTCCGGCGTGAGCCAGAAGGAATACAAACAACTGATCGAAGAAAGACGTCAGCTCATTCCCATCTGGATGAACGCCATGCTTGAAAAAAAACCTACCAAGCGATGA
- a CDS encoding ABC transporter permease has protein sequence MRTIKFLLQKEFRQIFRDPAILRMILVAPMIQLIVLPMAADYEVKNIRIAVVDQDHSTYAHDLVESITSSGYFILADYNTNYKQSLTLVEDNEADLVLQIPPQFEQQLVRDQEAPVYMAVNAINGTKAIVGAAYMGRILMNFNNNIRSEWMHQPEFNPVPVISLTSSNWYNPLMSYKVFMVPGILVMLVTMIGSMMCALNIVREKEIGTIEQINVTPIGKVHFILGKLIPFWVLSMIVFTIGLTIARLVYGIVPLGNIGLLYGFLAVYLLAVLGLGLLISTFAATQQQAMSVSFFFIMIFNLMSGLFTPIESMPEWAQVIAHLNPVSYFIEVMRMVVLKGSGVSDIAYNLGIIALLALVFNTLAILNYRKNA, from the coding sequence ATGCGCACCATCAAATTTCTGCTTCAAAAGGAATTCCGCCAGATCTTTAGGGATCCGGCCATCCTGCGCATGATCCTGGTGGCGCCGATGATTCAGCTGATCGTGTTGCCGATGGCGGCCGACTATGAAGTAAAGAACATCCGCATCGCCGTGGTAGACCAGGACCACTCCACCTACGCGCACGACCTGGTGGAAAGCATTACCTCCTCCGGTTACTTCATCCTGGCAGACTACAACACCAATTACAAGCAAAGCCTCACGTTGGTCGAAGACAACGAAGCCGACCTCGTGCTGCAGATCCCGCCGCAGTTTGAACAACAACTGGTGCGTGACCAGGAAGCCCCCGTGTATATGGCCGTGAACGCCATCAACGGCACCAAGGCCATTGTTGGCGCTGCATACATGGGGCGCATCCTCATGAACTTCAACAACAACATACGTTCGGAATGGATGCACCAGCCGGAGTTCAACCCGGTACCCGTCATCTCACTCACCTCATCCAACTGGTACAACCCGCTGATGAGCTACAAGGTGTTCATGGTGCCTGGTATCCTGGTGATGCTGGTGACCATGATCGGGAGTATGATGTGCGCACTCAATATCGTAAGGGAAAAAGAGATCGGAACCATCGAACAGATCAATGTGACACCCATCGGGAAAGTCCACTTCATCCTCGGCAAACTCATCCCTTTCTGGGTGCTGTCGATGATCGTGTTCACCATCGGGCTCACCATCGCCCGACTGGTGTACGGCATCGTGCCCCTGGGTAATATAGGATTGCTGTATGGATTCCTGGCGGTGTACCTGCTGGCGGTATTGGGACTCGGACTTCTCATCTCCACGTTTGCGGCCACCCAGCAGCAGGCCATGTCGGTGTCCTTCTTCTTTATCATGATCTTCAACTTGATGAGCGGCCTGTTCACCCCCATCGAGAGCATGCCGGAATGGGCGCAGGTGATCGCGCACCTCAACCCCGTCAGCTACTTCATTGAAGTGATGCGGATGGTGGTTTTGAAAGGAAGCGGCGTTAGCGACATCGCATACAACCTGGGTATCATCGCCCTGCTGGCCTTGGTATTCAATACCCTGGCGATCCTGAACTACAGGAAGAATGCGTGA
- a CDS encoding TolC family protein gives MKHQPATVFKRIRHLLLICTIAAPASVFAQESLTLESCLKLARENYPLIRQHDLIEKSKEYSLSNATAAYLPQINIAGQATHQSDVTQVEVPIPNVEIPSVSKDQYKVYAEIYQPVSELTTMKWNKKNEEATSAVDAQKLEVDLYQINERVQQLYFGMLLINAQLQQIELLQNDLSSTLTRMQSLVANEVAIQADADAVKVAILQADQRKVDLEANRRAYADMLSRFTGQQVPADAKLQLPAGLTPSGQDIHRPETELFERQKQRLDIQSKLVTARTLPRIGLFFQGGIGQPSPLNMLSPDLATYYIGGVRLQWPVSAFYTAGRQKKIIAINQQMIDTQRDVFLFNTQLQASKQNEEMTRLQGLLSRDKEIVVLRGNIKSAAKAKLENGTITVNDYLTEVNAENRAQQDQMLHEVQLRMAQYQYQNTLGN, from the coding sequence ATGAAACATCAACCCGCTACCGTTTTCAAACGAATCCGGCACCTGCTCCTCATCTGCACAATTGCCGCCCCGGCATCCGTCTTTGCACAGGAGTCGCTCACGCTGGAATCATGCCTCAAACTCGCCCGGGAAAACTATCCCCTGATCCGCCAGCACGACCTCATCGAAAAGAGCAAGGAATACTCCCTCTCCAATGCCACTGCCGCTTACCTGCCGCAGATCAACATCGCCGGTCAGGCCACCCACCAGTCGGACGTGACCCAGGTGGAAGTACCCATCCCCAACGTGGAGATCCCGAGCGTGAGCAAAGATCAATACAAGGTATATGCGGAGATCTACCAGCCCGTGAGCGAACTCACCACCATGAAGTGGAACAAAAAGAACGAGGAAGCCACATCGGCCGTGGATGCCCAGAAACTGGAAGTGGACCTCTATCAGATAAACGAACGTGTGCAGCAACTTTACTTCGGCATGCTGCTGATCAATGCCCAACTTCAACAGATAGAATTGCTGCAGAACGACCTCTCCTCCACCCTCACCCGCATGCAATCCCTCGTGGCCAATGAAGTGGCCATCCAGGCGGATGCGGATGCTGTCAAGGTTGCCATCCTGCAGGCAGACCAACGCAAGGTAGACCTGGAGGCCAACCGCCGGGCGTATGCAGATATGCTCTCCCGCTTCACCGGCCAGCAGGTACCGGCAGATGCCAAACTTCAGCTACCGGCGGGCCTGACCCCTTCCGGACAAGACATACACCGCCCCGAAACAGAACTCTTCGAACGGCAGAAACAACGCCTCGATATCCAGTCGAAACTGGTGACCGCACGCACACTGCCACGCATCGGCCTGTTCTTCCAGGGCGGCATCGGACAACCCTCACCCCTGAACATGCTCTCTCCCGACCTGGCCACCTACTACATCGGCGGGGTGCGGCTGCAATGGCCTGTATCAGCCTTCTATACTGCCGGCAGACAAAAGAAAATCATCGCCATTAACCAGCAGATGATTGACACACAACGCGACGTGTTCCTCTTCAACACCCAACTCCAGGCATCCAAGCAAAACGAAGAAATGACCCGGCTGCAGGGACTGCTCTCACGCGACAAAGAAATTGTGGTGCTGAGAGGCAACATCAAATCAGCCGCCAAAGCCAAACTGGAGAACGGCACCATCACCGTGAACGACTACCTCACGGAAGTGAACGCGGAGAACCGCGCACAGCAAGATCAGATGCTGCATGAAGTTCAACTCCGCATGGCCCAATATCAATATCAAAACACACTCGGAAATTAA